The Ignavibacteria bacterium DNA window TGGGAAAAATGTGTTGTTTCTGGAATATGAAGCATACGTTTCGATGGCGAAAAAAATGATGGAAGAAATTTCCGCCGCAATATTTGCGAAGTGGGATGTAAAAAAAATATCTCTTGTTCATCGCATCGGAAAAGTGCCGATTGGTGATGCAAGTGTTGTACTCGCCGTTTCTTCTGCGCATCGGAGCGAAGCATTTGAAGCATGCAGGTACGCAATTGATATGTTGAAAAAAAATGTTCCGATTTGGAAAAAAGAGTTTTTTGACAACGGTGAAATTTGGGTGGATGGAAATAATTAGAACAGAATAATTTGAACGTGGTAGTTAAAGATAACAATAGGTAATTATTATGCGCGATGTTTCTTCAAAGTCAAATTCATTACGAACGGCAAAGGCGACTGCGACGCTGAATATTTCTATATCAACAGCGGAAGCAATACAAAACGGAAATGTTCCGAAAGCAAATCCGATTGAAGTTGCGCGCGTTGCGGGAATTCAGGCGGCGAAAAATACGAGTGTAATTATTCCCTATTGTCATCAGGTTCCGCTTGACAATGTTCAAATAGATATTATTGTAGATACGAATTCAATTTCAATTTTCTCCGAAGTGAAAGCAATATGGAAAACTGGGGTGGAAATGGAAGCGTTATGTGCGGTATCGGCAACGGCATTAACATTGTACGATATGCTGAAACCTATTGACGAAACAATGGAAATTGTATCCATTCAATTGTTGGATAAGAAAGGCGGAAAATCCAACATCAGTGAACACGGCGAAGGATTATCTGCGGCAGTAATTGTGCTGAGTGATTCTGTGCGCGAAGGATTGAAAGAAGATGTTTCGGGAAAGATACTTGTCGAGAAACTTCAGCAGCACAAGTTGAGAGTTGCACATTACATTATTTTACCCGATGAAAAAAAGGAAATCGAAAATGAACTGAAGCGACTTTCTGATTCAGAAAAAATTGACGTTGTAATTACTACCGGCGGAACGGGAATTTCAACTCGTGATGTTACTCCTGAAGCAACACTTTCTGTCATTGAACAACGATTGGTGGGAATGGAGGAAACGTTGCGAAGTTACGGACAACAGCGATATTACTTTGCTATGTTTTCACGCTGTGTTGTTGGAAAACGAGGAACAACGCTCATCATAAATCTTCCCGGTTCAACACAAAGTGTGGAAGATGGTATCCATGCGTTGTTTCCGCATGTGTTTCATTTTTTTCGAATGATAAAAAACGAACGTCACGACAATAACTGATTTGAGAAGTGATATCAAAAACTCCCATTACCAACAACGCACTGTTTCGCAAAATGTTGAGATAAAATTTTGCAGGTGTTACGTTTGTAATTATTTGTAATCACCACGGCATACTGCGAATCGGAAACATAAATCCCGAAAGCAAAATTATCTGGAGCATCGAAAGCAGCGACGCGAGTTGAAATGCGACTTGCTGCGAATCCGAAATTGCCGAAACCCAAAGCCCGATGCTCAATGCTGCAATAATGAAAACGAGTGTTGTAAAAAAAAGTAATAGCAAACTTCATTGCTTCACATCGAAATTGATATGGTCAACAGAAAAAAAATTGCAGAAGCATTTGATGAGGTTGTGAACGTGGATAGCGTGTTCGTGCATTGCCTTTTAAAAACTTTGCAATTAAAATATTTTGCTTCTCATTCTTAAATCGGAAAGAGTTACTGCGCTTTCGATTGAATCATCGGGAACAAGTAAGTATTCCCATTTTTGATTGGAATGAGAGGAAACTACTTTACACCATTCTATTGTTTATTTTGCTTTTATATTCGCATTAGAGTATTCATTATCAAACTCTCCACGCTCCTTTACTTCGATGAGAGAAATTGTGTTGTTGGAAATAAAAATGAAATCTGGAAAATGTTTTCCTGCGAGAGTATTGATAGAAAATTGACTTGAAGGGTTTCGCATCAATAATTCACAACTCTCTCTATCAAGGATTTTTGCAACAAGAAGTTCCGGCGTACTGTTAAATCGTATTTCTCTGTATAAACTTTTTTTCCATCCAACTGCGAGTCTTTTTTCATCGCGTTTCCATACATCGAGTTTATCTTGTTCTACAAATTTTTCATCCTATGGAACACTATAAATCACTGGTGTAAATGTAAATGATTCTGTTTCTTCGGGAAGCACCGTAAGGATGGAAGCGGATTTTTTCATTGCCTCCTCAAGTTGAATTTTTATTTCTTCAGAAATTGTATCTCCAACCGCTTCACAAACCTTTCGTATTTCCTCCTCTGTTTTTGCATTCAATAGATTAAAGAATTCACGAAATACACGCTCTGATTCAGGTATTTCACCACCAACTTCACTTATTTCTTTTGTCAATAAAATTGCATTCACGGCGTTTGATATATTCACATACAGCGTTTCGTTTTCCTCAAAGTATATATCTCCGTTCACAACAACAGAAACGGTTTTTATTGTATCCCCGCTGTAAAATGTGAGTGAGCCGTTCGTTGAAATATAATCTGTTCCAAAAATTACAGTTCCATTTGCGGAAGCATAATTTACTGTAACGGTTTGTCCGCTTGCAGGAAGTAGTTTTACCGTAAACGTTGCAGAAGGAGAACCACTGTTGCCTTCAAAAACACTTATATCTGCGATTGAAAGAGAACTTGTTTTTGAAGATGAGAGAGAATTACTTGCAGTATTTACACGTTGCGCATTCACTTTAAAGTGGAACAAAATGCAAATGAAAAGGATAAAAAAAGTAAGAAATGATTTTGAAAAAATGGGCTTCATACAATTACCTCGAGTTAATAACAAATTATGAATATTACATTTATTAGTGCTGAAAATTTTCGCGCTTAATATAAATAAAACTTATGCAATTTCTCAATGCTTCAAAAAATATTATTTTTTTCATAGAACTGATTACGAATTTTCAAACAATTTATTTCTACACACTTTTCCCGCACAACAAATTTTTCCTATCTTTTGCCCAATATTTTTTTAAAAACAGTGAATATTTCTAAAGCAGATTTAGTTACCCGCGTCGCCAACGGTACCGGAGTTACAAAATTAGAAACCGAAGCGATCGTTGACGGTTTTTTAGAATCAATCAAGGATACACTGATAGACGGAAGCAATATTGAAATCCGCGGATTCGGAAGTTTTAAAGTCGTACTGCGTAAACCGCGTGTTGGTCGCAATCCAAAAACGGGTATCAAAGTTCCCATTGATGAACAATTTACTCCGTTTTTTAAAGTGTCAAAAGATTTTAAAACTGCAGTCAATGCAAATTTGAAAAAGAAAGTAAGCCGTTGACTACACAAGAAAAATGTTCGCAATGCAATGCAACATTAACAGGTGCCGATAAATATTGTCCCGAGTGCGGCAACAAGATTGATTGGGGAAAAAAGGGCAGCGACGATTTATACAATTTTTTTTCCAAGAAAGAAAATCTTCCCCAAAAGAAAACACGCGGAGGAAAATTCGTCTGCGATTTTTGCGGATATTCGAATAGTAAAAAC harbors:
- a CDS encoding molybdenum cofactor biosynthesis protein MoaE, with the translated sequence MIEIVERKIDVHAVIRSVEDDSAGAIDVFIGSTRNISDGKNVLFLEYEAYVSMAKKMMEEISAAIFAKWDVKKISLVHRIGKVPIGDASVVLAVSSAHRSEAFEACRYAIDMLKKNVPIWKKEFFDNGEIWVDGNN
- a CDS encoding integration host factor subunit beta, producing MSKADLVTRVANGTGVTKLETEAIVDGFLESIKDTLIDGSNIEIRGFGSFKVVLRKPRVGRNPKTGIKVPIDEQFTPFFKVSKDFKTAVNANLKKKVSR
- a CDS encoding bifunctional molybdenum cofactor biosynthesis protein MoaC/MoaB: MRDVSSKSNSLRTAKATATLNISISTAEAIQNGNVPKANPIEVARVAGIQAAKNTSVIIPYCHQVPLDNVQIDIIVDTNSISIFSEVKAIWKTGVEMEALCAVSATALTLYDMLKPIDETMEIVSIQLLDKKGGKSNISEHGEGLSAAVIVLSDSVREGLKEDVSGKILVEKLQQHKLRVAHYIILPDEKKEIENELKRLSDSEKIDVVITTGGTGISTRDVTPEATLSVIEQRLVGMEETLRSYGQQRYYFAMFSRCVVGKRGTTLIINLPGSTQSVEDGIHALFPHVFHFFRMIKNERHDNN